The following nucleotide sequence is from Chitinispirillales bacterium ANBcel5.
TTCAGACAACTACTATTTTGAGCAACCTTTAGGTATTACTGCCCGGGTAACCCCTGCCAAACTAATCATTACAGCAAATGACACCACTAAGATGGAAAATGAACCGGATCCTGATTTTACAGTCAGTTATTCTGGATTTGTGCCGGGAGATGGAGTGGGTGTAGTTACAGATCTCGAAATCAACCGTGTTCAGGGTGAAAAACCCGGTGATTACGAAATCATTCCTTCTGGTGCTGTTGCCCCAAACTATAACATTCGTTACCAAAGAGGAGTTCTAAGAATAGAACAATCTGTATCGGTCAGTAATGACAGATCAATACTTAATCAGAACGAAAAAGGACAGTATGGAATAACCATTTTTAACAATCCGGTTTCTCGTAATTATTCACGTGCAGAATTCAATGTGAGAACACCAGAAGCAAGTGAACTCCAGATAATGATTTACGATGCACTTGGGAACCGCTTGTATGCTGAAACTGTTAAGACAGATCCATTTGGCAACAGTGAAACAATTGTCTGGAATCTATCAAATGCCCGTGGTGCGAGAGTTTCGATTGGAACCTATCTTATCCGGGTAGTTGGTTATGGTAGAACCACCTCTCAGCAGTACCTTTATGGGGCTAAGTTGGGAGTTACTGATAGGTG
It contains:
- a CDS encoding YDG domain-containing protein, producing IEISGISVEDKVYDGDEDAYISGTAELVDVISGDDVHLNGSPVASFETKAAGDNIPVTIFGYELTGDCASNYNLILPIELTASITPRPVEISGVSVKDKVYDGTSEIEIITSDLTGVIDGDEVYLDNHTHGTLSQSGVGNSITVRTDMVLSGIDSDNYYFEQPLGITARVTPAKLIITANDTTKMENEPDPDFTVSYSGFVPGDGVGVVTDLEINRVQGEKPGDYEIIPSGAVAPNYNIRYQRGVLRIEQSVSVSNDRSILNQNEKGQYGITIFNNPVSRNYSRAEFNVRTPEASELQIMIYDALGNRLYAETVKTDPFGNSETIVWNLSNARGARVSIGTYLIRVVGYGRTTSQQYLYGAKLGVTDR